A single window of Pseudomonas benzenivorans DNA harbors:
- a CDS encoding substrate-binding domain-containing protein — protein sequence MIRIEIQPRWRFHQKDGSSLDPQGLALLQAVHDTGKLTEAAARVGYSYRHAWNLLGKWQEFFGSPLIDLERGKGARLAPLGEKLLWADQRIRARLSPQLDNLAGELELELNRVLQASNPGLRIHASHGFAVAALREWLEQDQNRQWDVQFRSGSEAMIALHRRECEVAGLHVPCGPLGALAMSRIQPWLRPDHHIITFVRRTQGLILAPGNPHQVQGLGDLLSGKLRFVNREQGSGTRTLLESLLRRENLDSAAINGFYNEEFTHAAVAAYVASGMADAGFGVEAAARQFGLTFIPMAREHYCLLCREDSLGLPAMAALLKVLQNPEFQAQISQLPGYALSRPGDVLPLAQALDQWRKEALL from the coding sequence ATGATCCGTATCGAAATCCAACCGCGCTGGCGTTTCCACCAAAAAGACGGCAGCAGCCTCGATCCCCAGGGCCTGGCCCTGCTCCAGGCGGTACACGACACCGGCAAGCTGACCGAGGCCGCCGCCCGGGTCGGCTACTCCTATCGGCACGCCTGGAACCTGCTGGGCAAGTGGCAGGAGTTCTTCGGCAGCCCGCTGATCGACCTGGAGCGCGGCAAGGGTGCGCGCCTGGCCCCCCTCGGCGAGAAACTGCTGTGGGCCGACCAACGGATACGCGCGCGTCTGTCGCCGCAGCTGGACAACCTCGCCGGCGAGCTGGAGCTGGAGCTCAACCGCGTGCTGCAGGCCAGCAACCCCGGCCTGCGCATCCACGCCAGCCACGGGTTCGCCGTGGCCGCCCTGCGCGAGTGGCTGGAGCAGGATCAGAACCGCCAATGGGACGTGCAGTTCCGCAGCGGCAGCGAGGCGATGATCGCCCTGCACCGGCGCGAATGCGAGGTGGCCGGCCTGCACGTGCCCTGCGGCCCACTGGGCGCCCTGGCCATGAGCCGGATCCAGCCCTGGCTGCGCCCCGACCACCACATCATCACCTTCGTCAGGCGCACCCAGGGCTTGATCCTCGCCCCCGGCAATCCGCACCAGGTGCAGGGCCTGGGCGACCTGCTGAGCGGCAAACTGCGCTTCGTCAACCGCGAGCAAGGCTCCGGCACCCGCACCCTGCTCGAGAGCCTGCTGCGCCGGGAGAACCTGGACAGCGCGGCGATCAACGGTTTCTACAACGAGGAGTTCACCCACGCGGCAGTGGCGGCCTACGTGGCCAGCGGCATGGCCGACGCCGGCTTCGGCGTCGAGGCGGCGGCGCGTCAGTTCGGCCTGACCTTCATTCCCATGGCCCGCGAGCACTATTGCCTGCTGTGCCGCGAGGACAGCCTCGGCCTGCCGGCCATGGCCGCGCTGCTCAAGGTGCTGCAGAACCCGGAGTTCCAGGCGCAGATCAGTCAACTGCCGGGCTACGCCCTGAGCCGCCCCGGCGACGTGCTGCCGCTGGCCCAGGCGCTGGATCAGTGGCGCAAGGAGGCGCTGCTGTGA
- a CDS encoding formate dehydrogenase subunit gamma: MATLPQRFDPEQCQAVTREVLAAHRGQPGALLPILHDIQDRLGAVPPELLPMIAEELCLSRAEVHGVVSFYHDFRASPPGRQHLKLCQAEACQSMGVKALTAELQNKLGLELGETREDGSLTFEAVYCLGNCACAPNAMLNGELHGRVDAEGLLALLAEQEAKA; this comes from the coding sequence ATGGCCACTCTTCCCCAGCGCTTCGACCCCGAGCAGTGCCAGGCCGTTACCCGTGAGGTACTGGCCGCGCACCGTGGTCAACCCGGCGCCCTGCTACCCATCCTCCATGACATCCAGGACCGTCTCGGCGCCGTACCGCCCGAGCTGCTGCCGATGATCGCCGAGGAACTCTGCCTGTCGCGCGCCGAGGTGCACGGGGTGGTCAGCTTCTACCACGACTTCCGCGCCAGCCCGCCCGGTCGCCAGCACCTCAAGCTGTGCCAGGCCGAGGCCTGCCAGTCGATGGGCGTCAAGGCGCTGACCGCGGAGCTGCAGAACAAGCTCGGCCTGGAGCTGGGCGAGACCCGCGAGGACGGTAGCCTGACCTTCGAGGCGGTGTACTGCCTGGGCAACTGCGCCTGTGCGCCGAACGCCATGCTCAACGGCGAGCTGCACGGGCGGGTCGACGCCGAGGGCCTGCTGGCCCTGCTGGCAGAACAGGAGGCAAAGGCATGA
- a CDS encoding glycine zipper domain-containing protein — MRTFVSALALAALLAPAAFAGDSTKVAIGAGVGGALGNVIGQQVGGSTGAAVGAGLGGAAGGVITARDGNKTEAALGGGLGAAGGSVIGGKLGGSTGSTIGAGLGGAAGGALGNVLANDGRRDDRGHYHDGHHHSHGHKHKKHKHKHKHH, encoded by the coding sequence ATGCGCACATTCGTTTCCGCTCTGGCCTTGGCCGCCCTGCTGGCCCCGGCCGCCTTCGCCGGCGACAGCACCAAGGTCGCCATCGGCGCCGGCGTCGGCGGCGCCCTGGGCAACGTCATCGGCCAGCAGGTCGGCGGCAGCACCGGCGCGGCCGTGGGCGCCGGTCTCGGCGGTGCTGCGGGCGGGGTGATCACCGCCCGCGACGGCAACAAGACCGAGGCCGCCCTGGGCGGCGGCCTGGGCGCCGCCGGCGGTTCGGTGATCGGCGGCAAGCTCGGCGGCAGCACCGGCTCGACCATCGGCGCCGGCCTGGGTGGCGCCGCCGGCGGCGCACTGGGCAACGTGCTGGCCAACGACGGCCGCCGGGACGACCGTGGCCATTACCACGACGGCCATCACCACTCCCACGGCCACAAGCACAAGAAACACAAACACAAACACAAACACCACTGA
- a CDS encoding substrate-binding periplasmic protein, producing MRGRWRLGLLLLCSFSAAFARGDVRVCQHDPSKYAYRIELSNLILARTAARYGERRIIPSEAADPSQDRCLAMLREGLVDLAYVPPTDERLRKFRVLPFDLHNGMLGYRVLLIRRDDAARFARVRSLDDLRQLRGGFGKHWGDFPLFDRNRLPVVGVANPDNLLPMLSRGRFDYYHRGLHEAWRELEAHQEAHPGLMVEPHLALVYDLPVFFTFNLQDEELQQRFREGLEQIRADGSFRALFLAHFGQLVEMARLHARTLLPIDHPSATGLPAPDSSLWLRAPERAHDSRASTDEQRSSNAP from the coding sequence ATGCGCGGACGCTGGCGACTCGGTCTTCTCCTTCTCTGCAGCTTCAGCGCGGCCTTCGCCCGTGGCGACGTGCGGGTCTGCCAGCACGATCCCAGCAAGTACGCCTACCGGATCGAGCTGAGCAACCTGATTCTCGCCCGCACCGCAGCGCGCTATGGCGAGCGCCGCATCATCCCCAGCGAGGCCGCCGACCCGAGTCAGGACCGCTGCCTGGCCATGCTGCGCGAGGGCCTGGTGGACCTGGCCTATGTGCCGCCGACCGACGAGCGCCTGCGCAAATTCCGGGTGCTGCCCTTCGACCTGCACAACGGCATGCTCGGCTATCGCGTGCTGCTGATCCGCCGCGACGACGCCGCTCGCTTTGCCCGGGTCCGCAGCCTCGACGACCTGCGCCAGCTGCGCGGCGGCTTCGGCAAGCACTGGGGCGATTTCCCCCTGTTCGATCGCAACCGCCTGCCGGTGGTCGGCGTGGCCAACCCCGATAACCTGCTGCCGATGCTCAGCCGCGGCCGTTTCGATTACTACCACCGCGGCCTGCATGAGGCCTGGCGGGAGCTGGAGGCGCATCAAGAGGCGCATCCCGGGCTGATGGTCGAGCCGCACCTGGCGCTGGTCTATGACCTGCCGGTGTTCTTCACCTTCAACCTTCAGGACGAGGAGCTGCAGCAGCGTTTTCGCGAAGGCCTGGAGCAGATCCGCGCCGACGGCAGCTTCCGCGCGCTGTTCCTCGCACACTTCGGCCAGCTGGTCGAGATGGCGCGCCTGCACGCGCGCACCCTGCTGCCCATCGATCACCCCAGCGCCACGGGCCTGCCCGCGCCGGACAGCAGCCTGTGGCTGCGGGCACCTGAACGCGCTCACGACAGCCGGGCGTCAACCGACGAACAGCGTTCGAGCAACGCCCCCTGA
- a CDS encoding YMGG-like glycine zipper-containing protein — MKYFSILMLSLSLASGTALAGTSEAGVGGALGGVLGAVVGQQVGGNTGAAIGAGVGGAAGSAVGADRRNRTEAAIGGALGGAGGNVIGRQVGGSTGALIGAALGGGGGGALGNYYGNKSRYDDDRRHYRDDHHHGHRHHRHKRHKHRGWHHGHDHDDD; from the coding sequence ATGAAGTACTTCTCGATCCTTATGCTGTCCCTGAGCCTGGCCAGCGGCACGGCACTGGCCGGCACCAGCGAAGCCGGCGTCGGCGGCGCCCTGGGCGGGGTGCTGGGCGCCGTGGTCGGCCAGCAGGTCGGCGGCAATACCGGCGCGGCCATCGGTGCCGGGGTCGGCGGCGCGGCCGGCAGTGCGGTCGGCGCCGACCGCCGCAATCGCACCGAGGCTGCCATCGGCGGCGCCCTGGGCGGGGCCGGTGGCAACGTCATCGGTCGCCAGGTCGGCGGCTCCACCGGCGCCCTGATCGGCGCCGCGCTGGGTGGTGGCGGCGGCGGTGCCCTGGGCAACTACTATGGCAACAAGAGCCGTTACGACGACGATCGCCGCCACTACCGCGACGACCATCATCACGGCCACCGCCACCATCGTCACAAGCGCCACAAGCACCGCGGCTGGCACCATGGGCACGACCACGACGACGACTGA
- a CDS encoding formate dehydrogenase beta subunit — protein sequence MSEAKMSAGTLTVYVPRDATALSLGADRVAQAIAAEAKARNLDIKLVRNGSRGLFWLEPMVEVSTPAGRVAYGPVKTKDVAGLFDAGFLEGKEHALGHGLTEEIDYLKRQERLTFARAGITDPLSLDDYIAHDGYRGLKRALTMQPEAIVAEVTESGLRGRGGAAFPTGIKWRTVAGCEAAQKYIVCNADEGDSGTFSDRMVMEDDPYVLIEGMTIAGLAVGATMGYIYLRSEYPHAEATLNATIASAYAAGYLGDDVLGSGKAFHLELRRGAGAYICGEETALLESLEGKRGTVRPKPPLPAIEGLFGQPTVINNVISLASVPIILDKGGAYYKDYGMGRSLGTLPIQLTGNIARGGLIEKAFGVTLRELLYEYGGGSASGRPIRAVQVGGPLGAYLPESQFDTPLDYEAFAALGAVLGHGGIVVFDDTVDMADMARYAMEFCAVESCGKCTPCRIGSTRGEELLDQIIVARSEGPQPGRIELLKSLCDTMLGASLCALGGMTPYPVLSAINHFPEDFGASQDATEAR from the coding sequence ATGAGCGAGGCGAAGATGAGTGCAGGCACCCTGACCGTATACGTCCCCCGCGACGCCACCGCCCTGAGCCTGGGCGCGGACCGCGTGGCCCAGGCCATCGCCGCCGAGGCCAAGGCGCGCAACCTGGACATCAAGCTGGTGCGCAATGGCTCGCGCGGGCTGTTCTGGCTCGAGCCGATGGTCGAGGTCAGCACCCCGGCCGGTCGCGTGGCCTATGGCCCGGTCAAGACCAAGGACGTGGCGGGGCTGTTCGACGCCGGCTTCCTCGAGGGCAAGGAACATGCCCTGGGCCATGGCCTGACCGAGGAGATCGATTACCTCAAGCGCCAGGAGCGCCTGACCTTCGCCCGCGCCGGCATCACCGACCCGCTGTCGCTGGACGACTATATCGCCCATGACGGCTACCGTGGCCTCAAGCGCGCGCTGACCATGCAGCCCGAGGCGATCGTCGCCGAAGTCACCGAGTCCGGCCTGCGCGGCCGTGGCGGCGCGGCCTTCCCCACCGGCATCAAGTGGCGCACCGTGGCCGGCTGCGAGGCCGCACAGAAGTACATCGTCTGCAACGCCGACGAAGGCGACTCGGGCACCTTCTCCGACCGCATGGTGATGGAAGACGACCCCTACGTGCTGATCGAGGGCATGACCATCGCCGGTCTCGCCGTCGGCGCCACCATGGGTTACATCTACCTGCGTTCCGAGTACCCCCATGCGGAGGCCACGCTCAACGCCACCATCGCCAGCGCCTACGCCGCCGGCTACCTGGGCGACGACGTGCTCGGCAGCGGCAAGGCCTTCCACCTGGAGCTGCGTCGCGGCGCCGGCGCCTACATCTGTGGCGAGGAAACCGCGCTGCTGGAAAGCCTCGAAGGCAAGCGCGGCACCGTGCGGCCGAAGCCGCCGCTGCCGGCCATCGAGGGCCTGTTCGGCCAGCCGACGGTGATCAACAACGTGATCTCCCTGGCCTCGGTGCCGATCATCCTCGACAAGGGTGGTGCCTACTACAAGGACTACGGCATGGGCCGCTCGCTCGGCACCCTGCCGATCCAGCTGACTGGCAACATCGCCCGTGGCGGCCTGATCGAGAAGGCCTTCGGCGTCACCCTGCGCGAGTTGCTGTATGAATACGGCGGCGGTTCGGCCAGTGGCCGGCCGATCCGCGCGGTGCAGGTCGGCGGCCCGCTGGGCGCCTACCTGCCGGAGTCGCAGTTCGACACCCCGCTGGATTACGAGGCCTTCGCCGCCCTCGGCGCGGTGCTCGGCCACGGCGGCATAGTCGTATTCGACGATACGGTGGACATGGCCGACATGGCCCGCTACGCCATGGAGTTCTGCGCCGTGGAATCGTGCGGCAAGTGCACGCCGTGCCGGATCGGTTCGACCCGCGGCGAGGAACTGCTCGACCAGATCATCGTGGCCCGCTCCGAAGGCCCGCAGCCGGGTCGCATCGAGCTGCTCAAGAGTCTCTGCGACACCATGCTCGGGGCCTCGCTGTGCGCCCTCGGCGGCATGACACCCTACCCGGTGCTCAGCGCCATCAACCACTTTCCCGAGGACTTCGGGGCGTCGCAAGACGCCACCGAAGCCCGCTGA
- a CDS encoding acyl-CoA thioesterase: MNPPQHLRHDYPHLQPILTRWHDNDLYGHVNNVTYYSYFDSTVNAYLIEVGGLDIHRGEVVAFVVSSSCDYFASIAFPERLECGLRVARLGNSSVQYELAVFKQGEQQACAAGRFVHVFVDRASSQPVPIPERLRAALAALHLAAASA; encoded by the coding sequence ATGAACCCACCCCAGCACCTGCGCCACGACTACCCGCACTTGCAGCCGATCCTTACCCGCTGGCACGACAACGACCTCTACGGCCACGTCAACAACGTGACCTACTACAGCTACTTCGACAGCACGGTGAACGCCTACCTGATCGAGGTCGGCGGCCTGGATATCCACCGCGGCGAGGTGGTCGCCTTCGTGGTCAGCTCCAGCTGCGACTACTTCGCCTCCATTGCCTTCCCCGAGCGCCTGGAGTGCGGCCTGCGGGTCGCCAGGCTGGGCAACAGCTCGGTGCAGTACGAGCTGGCGGTGTTCAAGCAGGGCGAGCAGCAGGCCTGTGCGGCGGGGCGTTTCGTGCATGTCTTCGTCGACCGCGCCAGCAGCCAGCCGGTGCCGATACCCGAGCGCCTGCGCGCTGCGCTGGCGGCCCTGCACCTCGCCGCAGCTTCCGCGTAG
- a CDS encoding AMP-binding protein, producing the protein MSRLPHATAANRDAQGTEQKLLAIVRQTVLELRPHAAEEAAIHLHSVLDRDLGVDSLGRVELWSRIEREFGVRLPEALFATADTPRDLLEALNAQTGVAAESAPLADADGAAAVADLATPEQAQTLMEVLDWHVRRHPQRCHVRLLGDGEGSDDISYAALQQGAEAVAVGLQQRGLEAGQRVALMLPTGRDFLFGFFGILLAGGVPVPIYPPMRLSQIEDHLRRQAAILGNAEASMLITVSEAKLLAHLLKPQVPSLGGILSVAELSASQGSLRAQPRQAGDLAFLQYTSGSTGQPKGVMVSHANLLANLRAMGKALKVDAEDVFVSWLPMYHDMGLIGAWFGSLYYGFNLVLMSPLAFLARPVRWLRTIHQYRATLSAAPNFAYELCLSKLEARDLEGLDLSSWRLALNGAEPVNPDTLQRFAERFAACGLAPEAMAPVYGLAEATLGVAFPPLGRGPLIDWVRRGPYQASGRAQPVAPGSADALRFVCCGRPLPGHQLRVVDGQGVELPERTEGHVQFKGPSTTEGYFANEAESARVRHGQWLDSLDLGYMAGGDLYLSGRAKDLIIRGGRNIYPYDLETAVGNLDGLRKGCVAVFGSGDAASGSERLVVLAETNEQDTAARRALQQAISRAALDLTGVAPDDVVLAPPHSVLKTSSGKIRRAASRELYERGEVGQPRRAVWRQLLRLVEAAVRAQAGRLLRALGALLYAGYFWALLLIVASLTWLAVALLPRRSWCRRLTRVAARGFLRLAGVPLNVSGLGQLRLPEVRVLVANHASYLDGVVLCAVLPPTFSFVAKHELAEQFVAGRFLRQLGTCFVERFDAQRGAADAEALAAILDAGQSLVFFPEGTLSREPGLQPFRMGAFVLAARADVPLLPVALGGTRMVLRDGQWFPHRGEVRVDLCGHLLADGHEWLDAIKLRDKARAVLLQRLDEPDRLRLAS; encoded by the coding sequence ATGAGTCGCCTGCCTCATGCAACAGCCGCCAATAGGGACGCTCAAGGGACCGAGCAGAAGCTGCTGGCCATCGTCCGGCAGACCGTACTCGAGTTGCGCCCGCATGCCGCCGAGGAGGCGGCGATTCACCTGCACAGCGTCCTCGATCGCGACCTGGGCGTGGACAGCCTGGGCCGTGTCGAGCTGTGGTCGCGCATCGAGCGTGAGTTCGGCGTGCGCCTGCCCGAAGCGTTGTTCGCCACGGCTGATACGCCCCGCGACCTGCTCGAGGCCCTGAATGCGCAGACCGGCGTGGCGGCCGAGTCGGCGCCGCTTGCTGACGCCGACGGCGCAGCTGCGGTCGCGGACCTGGCCACGCCCGAACAGGCGCAGACCCTGATGGAGGTGCTCGACTGGCACGTGCGCCGGCATCCGCAGCGCTGCCATGTGCGACTTCTGGGCGACGGCGAGGGCAGCGACGACATCAGCTACGCGGCGCTGCAGCAGGGGGCCGAGGCGGTCGCGGTGGGGCTGCAGCAGCGCGGCCTGGAAGCCGGGCAGCGGGTGGCGCTGATGCTGCCGACCGGCCGCGATTTTCTCTTCGGCTTCTTCGGCATCCTCCTGGCCGGCGGCGTGCCGGTGCCCATCTATCCGCCGATGCGCCTGTCGCAGATCGAGGACCACCTGCGCCGCCAGGCCGCCATCCTCGGCAACGCCGAGGCCAGCATGCTGATCACCGTCAGCGAGGCCAAGCTGCTCGCGCACCTGCTCAAACCTCAGGTGCCGAGCCTGGGGGGCATCCTCAGCGTCGCCGAGCTGTCGGCGAGCCAGGGCAGCCTGCGCGCACAGCCGCGTCAGGCCGGGGACCTGGCCTTCCTGCAGTACACCTCCGGCAGCACCGGCCAGCCCAAGGGGGTGATGGTCAGCCACGCCAACCTGTTGGCCAACCTGCGGGCCATGGGCAAGGCGCTTAAGGTCGATGCCGAGGATGTGTTCGTCAGCTGGCTGCCGATGTACCACGACATGGGCCTGATCGGCGCCTGGTTCGGCAGCCTGTACTACGGTTTCAACCTGGTATTGATGTCACCGCTGGCCTTCCTCGCCCGTCCGGTGCGTTGGCTGCGCACCATCCACCAGTACCGCGCGACCCTTTCTGCCGCGCCGAACTTCGCCTACGAGCTGTGCCTGAGCAAGCTCGAGGCGCGCGACCTCGAGGGGCTCGACCTGAGCAGCTGGCGCCTGGCCCTGAACGGCGCCGAGCCGGTCAACCCGGACACCCTGCAGCGCTTCGCCGAACGCTTCGCCGCCTGTGGCCTGGCCCCCGAGGCAATGGCTCCGGTCTACGGCCTGGCCGAGGCCACCCTGGGCGTGGCCTTTCCGCCGCTGGGCCGCGGGCCGCTGATCGACTGGGTGCGTCGTGGGCCCTACCAGGCCAGTGGCCGGGCCCAACCAGTCGCGCCAGGGAGTGCGGATGCGCTGCGCTTCGTCTGTTGTGGCCGGCCGCTGCCGGGGCACCAGCTGCGGGTGGTCGACGGCCAGGGCGTGGAGCTGCCCGAACGCACCGAGGGCCATGTGCAGTTCAAGGGGCCCTCGACCACCGAGGGCTACTTCGCCAATGAGGCGGAGAGTGCGCGGGTGCGCCACGGCCAGTGGCTCGACTCCCTCGACCTCGGCTACATGGCGGGTGGCGACCTCTACCTCAGTGGCCGCGCCAAGGACCTGATCATCCGCGGCGGACGCAACATCTACCCTTATGACCTGGAGACCGCGGTCGGCAACCTGGACGGTCTGCGCAAGGGCTGCGTGGCGGTGTTCGGCAGCGGCGATGCGGCCAGCGGCAGCGAGCGCCTGGTGGTGCTGGCCGAGACCAACGAGCAGGACACGGCGGCGCGGCGCGCGCTGCAGCAGGCGATCAGTCGCGCGGCCCTGGACCTCACCGGGGTGGCGCCGGACGATGTGGTGCTGGCACCGCCGCACAGCGTGCTGAAGACCTCCAGCGGCAAGATCCGTCGCGCCGCCAGTCGCGAGCTGTACGAGCGCGGCGAGGTCGGTCAGCCGCGCCGGGCGGTGTGGCGCCAACTGCTGCGGTTGGTCGAGGCGGCCGTGCGGGCCCAGGCCGGGCGCCTGCTGCGGGCGCTCGGCGCCCTGCTCTACGCCGGCTATTTCTGGGCTCTGCTGCTGATCGTCGCCAGCCTGACCTGGCTGGCGGTGGCGCTGCTGCCAAGGCGCAGCTGGTGTCGCCGGCTGACCCGGGTGGCGGCGCGCGGCTTCCTGCGCCTGGCCGGGGTGCCGCTGAATGTCAGCGGCCTGGGCCAGTTGCGTCTGCCGGAGGTGCGGGTGCTGGTCGCCAACCATGCCAGCTACCTGGACGGGGTGGTGTTGTGCGCCGTGCTGCCGCCGACCTTCAGCTTCGTCGCCAAGCATGAGCTGGCCGAGCAGTTCGTCGCCGGGCGTTTCCTGCGCCAGCTCGGCACCTGCTTCGTCGAGCGCTTCGATGCCCAGCGCGGCGCCGCCGATGCCGAGGCCCTGGCCGCGATCCTGGACGCCGGCCAATCGCTGGTGTTCTTCCCCGAGGGCACCCTGAGTCGCGAGCCGGGGCTGCAGCCATTCCGCATGGGCGCCTTCGTCCTCGCCGCGCGGGCCGACGTGCCGTTGCTGCCGGTGGCCCTGGGCGGCACGCGCATGGTGCTGCGCGACGGCCAGTGGTTCCCCCATCGCGGCGAGGTGCGGGTCGACCTCTGCGGGCACCTGCTGGCGGACGGTCACGAGTGGCTGGATGCGATCAAGCTGCGCGACAAGGCGCGCGCGGTGCTGCTGCAGCGCCTGGATGAGCCGGACCGGCTGCGGCTGGCCAGCTGA
- a CDS encoding MFS transporter codes for MPASLARGVTRREAWAWAMYDFANSGYTTVVITAVFSAYFVAVVADGASWATLAWTSALAVSYALVILGAPLLGAYADAFACKKRLLLYSTLGCVAGTAALALAGPGALGLALLFIVLSNCCFGCGENLIAAFLPEIAREDAIGRVSGWGWGLGYIGGLVSLGSCLGYVAWAQAQGQTAAQFVPVCMLITAALFAVASLPTFLFLRERSQPQLQPGARHDAGVAWRRFARTLGEAGRYRDLLRFLACTVCYQAGIAAVITLAAIYANQAMGFSTQDTLLLILLVNVTASIGALLFGHLQDRLGHRPTLALTLLGWLLMIGLALAAEGPPLFWLAANIAGLCMGASQSAGRAIVGLLAPPTRLAEFFGLWGQAVKLSSILGPMTYGLTNWLSGGDHRLAILITGSYFILGLLILASVDLKRGRRAALAELAAPQPG; via the coding sequence ATGCCAGCCAGCCTCGCCCGCGGCGTAACGAGACGAGAAGCCTGGGCCTGGGCGATGTACGACTTCGCCAACTCCGGCTACACCACGGTGGTGATCACCGCCGTGTTCAGCGCCTATTTCGTCGCGGTGGTGGCCGATGGCGCCAGCTGGGCGACCCTGGCCTGGACCAGCGCCCTTGCCGTCTCCTACGCCCTGGTCATCCTCGGCGCGCCGCTGCTGGGGGCCTACGCCGACGCCTTCGCCTGCAAGAAACGCCTGCTGCTGTACAGCACCCTGGGCTGCGTCGCCGGCACCGCCGCCCTCGCCTTGGCCGGGCCCGGCGCCCTGGGGCTGGCCCTGCTGTTCATCGTGCTGTCGAACTGCTGCTTCGGCTGCGGCGAGAACCTGATCGCCGCCTTCCTCCCGGAGATCGCCCGCGAGGACGCCATCGGCCGGGTCTCCGGCTGGGGCTGGGGGCTGGGCTATATCGGCGGTCTGGTCAGCCTCGGCAGCTGCCTCGGCTATGTCGCCTGGGCCCAGGCCCAGGGCCAGACGGCGGCGCAGTTCGTACCGGTGTGCATGCTGATCACCGCGGCGCTGTTCGCCGTGGCCAGCCTGCCGACCTTCCTCTTTCTGCGTGAGCGCAGCCAGCCACAGTTGCAGCCCGGCGCGCGGCACGACGCCGGGGTGGCCTGGCGGCGCTTCGCCCGCACCCTGGGCGAGGCCGGGCGCTACCGCGATCTGCTGCGCTTTCTCGCCTGCACCGTCTGCTACCAGGCCGGCATCGCCGCGGTGATCACCCTGGCGGCGATCTACGCCAATCAGGCCATGGGCTTCTCCACCCAGGACACCCTGCTGCTGATCCTGCTGGTCAATGTCACCGCGTCGATCGGCGCGCTGCTGTTCGGCCACCTGCAGGACCGCCTGGGCCATCGCCCGACCCTGGCCCTGACCCTGCTCGGCTGGCTGCTGATGATCGGCCTGGCCTTGGCCGCGGAAGGCCCGCCGCTGTTCTGGCTGGCGGCGAATATCGCCGGCCTGTGCATGGGCGCCAGCCAGTCGGCCGGGCGCGCCATCGTCGGCCTGCTGGCGCCGCCGACCCGCCTGGCCGAGTTCTTCGGCCTGTGGGGCCAGGCGGTGAAGCTGTCGTCGATCCTCGGGCCCATGACCTACGGCCTGACCAACTGGCTGTCCGGCGGCGACCATCGCCTGGCGATCCTGATCACCGGCAGCTACTTCATTCTCGGCCTGTTGATCCTCGCCAGCGTCGACCTCAAGCGCGGCCGCCGCGCCGCCCTGGCCGAGCTGGCGGCCCCCCAGCCCGGCTAA
- a CDS encoding lysophospholipid acyltransferase family protein, translating to MAVVVMATIVPAAVIGQHVAQCAAADAEALAAILDAGQSLVFFPEGTLSREPGLQPFRMGAFVLAARADVPLLPVALGGTRMVLRDGQWFPHRGEVRVDLCGHLLADGHEWLDAIKLRDKARAVLLQRLDEPDRLRLAS from the coding sequence ATGGCCGTCGTGGTAATGGCCACGATCGTCCCGGCGGCCGTCATTGGCCAGCACGTTGCCCAGTGCGCCGCCGCCGATGCCGAGGCCCTGGCCGCGATCCTGGACGCCGGCCAATCGCTGGTGTTCTTCCCCGAGGGCACCCTGAGTCGCGAGCCGGGGCTGCAGCCATTCCGCATGGGCGCCTTCGTCCTCGCCGCGCGGGCCGACGTGCCGTTGCTGCCGGTGGCCCTGGGCGGCACGCGCATGGTGCTGCGCGACGGCCAGTGGTTCCCCCATCGCGGCGAGGTGCGGGTCGACCTCTGCGGGCACCTGCTGGCGGACGGTCACGAGTGGCTGGATGCGATCAAGCTGCGCGACAAGGCGCGCGCGGTGTTGCTGCAGCGCCTGGATGAGCCGGACCGGCTGCGGCTGGCCAGCTGA